The following proteins are co-located in the Manihot esculenta cultivar AM560-2 chromosome 9, M.esculenta_v8, whole genome shotgun sequence genome:
- the LOC110622752 gene encoding probable arabinosyltransferase ARAD1 — translation MYGKLILSMVFIFLLLFSYSIFIGTIDIRSYFFPILQQSPAVAPSVCSHGPPLKVYMYNLPRRFNVGMMDHRNDDDNPPVTAENFPRWPKNSGVRKQHSVEYWLMASLLYEGGGEEREAVRVLDPEKADAFFVPFFSSLSFNTHGHTMTDPETEIDRQLQVDVIEMLYKSKYWQKSGGRDHVIPMTHPNAFRFLRQQLNASILIVADFGRYPKSMSTLRKDVVAPYVHVVDSFTDDELPDPFESRTTLLFFRGNTVRKDEGKVRAKLEKILAGYGDVHFERSKPTTETIKASTEGMRSSKFCLHPAGDTPSSCRLFDAIVSHCVPVIVSDQIELPYEDEIDYSQFSVFFSINEAIQPGYMVDQLRQIPKERWIKMWKLLKNISHHFEFQYPPEKEDAVDMIWRQVKYKLPAVQLAVHRSRRLKIPDWWQRRR, via the exons ATGTACGGAAAACTGATTCTTTCTATGGTATTCATCTTTCTTCTGCTTTTCTCTTACTCTATCTTCATCGGGACCATCGATATCAGATCATATTTCTTCCCCATCCTGCAACAGTCTCCGGCGGTTGCACCCTCCGTCTGTTCACACGGCCCGCCTCTTAAGGTTTACATGTACAATCTTCCTCGGAGATTCAACGTCGGGATGATGGATCACCGCAATGATGATGACAATCCGCCTGTCACGGCAGAGAATTTCCCGCGGTGGCCCAAGAACTCGGGCGTGAGGAAGCAGCATAGCGTCGAATATTGGTTAATGGCTTCTCTTTTGTATGAAGGCGGTGGAGAGGAGAGAGAAGCGGTCAGGGTTCTAGATCCGGAGAAGGCAGATGCCTTCTTCGTGCCCTTTTTTTCTTCCTTGAGCTTCAATACACATGGGCATACTATGACAGATCCAGAGACGGAGATAGATCGCCAATTGCAG GTTGATGTGATAGAAATGTTGTATAAATCCAAGTACTGGCAGAAGTCTGGAGGCAGAGACCATGTGATTCCGATGACTCATCCGAATGCTTTCAGATTTCTCCGACAACAGTTGAATGCATCTATTCTCATAGTTGCAGACTTTGGCCGCTACCCAAAATCTATGTCAACTCTGAGAAAAGATGTGGTGGCCCCATATGTACATGTTGTTGATTCTTTTACAGATGATGAACTTCCAGATCCATTTGAATCTCGTACGACACTTCTTTTCTTCCGTGGGAATACAGTCAGGAAAGAT GAAGGCAAAGTTCGTGCTAAACTGGAAAAGATATTAGCTGGTTATGGTGATGTTCATTTTGAGCGAAGCAAACCTACAACAGAAACAATAAAAGCG TCAACTGAAGGGATGCGATCATCAAAGTTCTGTCTGCATCCTGCAGGAGACACTCCATCTTCTTGCCGGTTGTTTGATGCTATAGTAAGCCATTGTGTTCCAGTCATTGTGAGCGATCAAATTGAGCTTCCTTATGAGGATGAAATTGATTACAGCCAATTCTCAGTTTTCTTCTCTATAAATGAGGCCATTCAACCGGGATACATGGTTGATCAACTCCGCCAAATTCCAAAGGAGAGATGGATTAAAATGTGGAAACTGCTTAAGAACATCTCCCATCACTTCGAGTTTCAGTACCCACCGGAAAAGGAAGATGCAGTAGACATGATATGGAGACAGGTAAAGTATAAGCTTCCTGCGGTTCAGCTTGCTGTACATAGAAGCCGGAGGTTGAAAATTCCAGATTGGTGGCAAAGGAGAAGATGA